The sequence CTTTTCCCTATATAGTTGCATAGTTGTTTCTCCAGACCATACATTTTACATAGAGTGTCAAAAAGTCACGGGGTTAGACTTTCAATAACCGTGCATGCAGCAGTAATGTCttgagaagcaggtaaaaaatcAGGGTCATACTTTGGCCACCTAAGAAGTTTTATCTCCTCCCGGAGTTGTAGCTGCTCCACCAAATCCTTCCAGACTTTCAGTGTCAGATTAACCCACTGGCTGGTTAACTTACATCTACCTTGATTTTGTCCATTTCATCCAGGTGTAGGAGTGGACGGATCAGAAAGAGACGGTTTGGAGAAAGAAGAGGACAATCATGAGCGTGAAAGAGACATGGGAGAACCGGACTGTGAGCCAGTAGAGAACAGCATGGACGACAAACTGGGGTTAGGACTGGGTCTGGGAATAGGACCACCGCCTCCGTCTGAGCGATGGCTGCCCCCTTCTCCTCTCTACAGTGCTCCTTTCCTTAACGGCAGCCCTCAGCCCAGCAGTCCCCAGCCGTCTCTTGGAGCACAGCAAGGTCCTCTTGAAATCCCCCCACGTAGCTCCTGGCTAGAAGATGAGCTTCGAGGGTTAGGGGAGGCTGCCATTCAGCTTGGAAATCGGGTAGAAAAGAGCCTCCGGGAATTTGGTGACGGTTTCCGACAGGACATGAGAACCCTTGTCGCGTCACAAGAGGCGCTAGCACTCagtctgcaacaaaacaatgtccTTCTGCAAAGGCTTTTGGGAGTGCTCGAAGcccagcagcagccacagcctCAGCAACATCGTGTGCAACAAGTGCACTCGGCACAAACGCCTCAACAGCacttacagcagcagcagctacagcccttagaaccacagcagcagctggctgaaACACCTCAGCACTCACATGCTGCACACCAACAGTCCCAGCAGCATCAAATACAACTACAACAGCAGCCACACGCCACCCAGCATTTAAATAATCACTCTGCTGTGGCAGTGGCCACTGCACCGTCATCCCCGGATATACACGGCACTTTTCCCTCCGATCCAACCATGGGCACAAACGGAACCATCCAGAAGCCACGGCGAGGGAGAGCTGTCGACCACAGGCGCAGAAGACGACGCTGAGAATGTATTTAAGAACTCTACACGGTGCATATTtgatgtttggaaaaaaaaaaaaaagtgacgtGTAACAATGCTCTTTCTACTTGCAGTATTTCTGTAACGATTAATAGTTCCTTGCTGTTTCACACCTCACTTCACATCTGTAACCCATTTTATATAGAGGTCTGTAAATCTGGAAGGACTGAAGCAGTTTGGATAGATTGACGCAAGATAATAGGGTGGCCTTAACATTTACCTTCATTCTGTTGTACGATACGACTTCgcagaaaacatctggagaaaTGGAGTGACAGCTTCACTCGTGAAACTTTCAGTGCTCAAAAATAATGTCAGACTGCAGCTGCTCAATATGCACGTTTCCCTGATGCTCTTAAGCATTCAGCTCATTCCTCCCAACTAACTACATTGCCCCAAAAAGTACATGTAATTTGCAGTTGTTCTCATATACTGTAGTTTTTGCAGCCATTGTAGTAACCTGCTAATGTATgcttgtgctttttctttttaacttggGGAGCATTTAGGGAGCCATCACAGAATAGAAACGGAGGGACATGGGAAAACAGGGGAGTGACATTTTGAGTGACTCTTTGGGCATCTGCACCCTGATCTCCTGAGAACTGGGTCACCTCTTACTTTTCGTGTTTTAACGGTTTCACGACGAATTCTCGTCCAAGTTTTGATTGGACTCTAAAGTTAAGCTGTGTGAGATAAAAAAAACGctatattttaatgaattaaaagttttttgGAGACGTTGAAAACCCCCACAAATTAACATTACAGAATGATTCAGacttaaatttgtatttatggTGGATTTTAAAAGGGGCTATTGATCTTGCATGCAGTATTATGGATGTGTTTGTAAATAGCTGCAAAGAATCATTATATGGCCATCATCTATGTAGTTTTGCACAAGTTATATTTTGTAGATAGGTACTGTTCTGATGAAATGTAACTAAacctaataaaaaacaacaatggactgaaataaataaaatagtttgtcAGAGTGCATAAAAAAGGTCAATTACAATGCTACAGAGTAAGTTCAAAAAAGTTTGACTGAAGTTGTGAAGAAAGAGTTAAGTGTGTGGAACAATTTAATCACAACAGTAGTAAACTGgaaatgtataatttaaagCTTCAAATCGTGTTTTCTTCAACAATGAATCACATCTGGTCATGGCTTggagtagttttattttgaaggctcCGACCGGAAATGCAAATCCTGGCTCGCGTCGCATGATCCCTGTATTGCTCCGGACtagaggggagggggagaggagggggttgCATGGGTGAAACATGGCCGCTGCAGACCCATCGAAATCTCCGACGGGGGAGAAAACCCCCGCGGAGGAGGTGGAAACATCTGGGGAGAAGGCCGAGGCGGCGGAGCCGGGGTGCAGCCTAGGGAGGGAGGACGACGGGACCGCGGCGGGCAGCCCCGGCGGCGAACCCCGAGCCGaggctgccgccgccgccgccggagGAGGAGCGGACAAAACGACATGCGCCTCGGCGGAGGACCCGACAGCGGCTGGAAAAATGGCCGAGGCCCCTGGCAGCCGGCGGCGGGCTTTCGACTGGTCAGAGACCGAGGAGGACGACGACGAAGCGGCGCAGACGAGCACGGAGGAAACCAAAAGCGGTGTGTATTTCTCACAGTTAGCTCGTGGGCTAACCCGAGTGTAGCTCAGTCAGGAGGCTGATGTTTACCTTCGCATCATGAAGCTCCTCTCAGACACAGATGCATTTAgggttttaacattttataagcACATGCAGTGTGTCCCTGCGAGGTTGTCCACGGCAGGGGACAGACAGGGACAATTGGGgtctagcttttttttctttttttttcctctaagatGTGAAGACAAACTCAAACAACCATCAATAAACTTCAAATCCTCCCAACACTCAGTTTGAATGTAATGTCTCCCGTCTGTTTACATTGCAACAAGTTCacaggacataaaaaaacatttagatgtCTTTATTCTGGAGCAAAACTGCAAtgaaaagcctagcattccttggaggaatgcatatcgcccgctacCTTAAatgcttttcagtgtttttttatttaaagatcgTCCTATGATCCCATGAATTATCATCATGTCaccttttgtctctgtgtgtcctgtGATCCGGCTCCAGAAGTGAATCCACATCCAGCCATGGCTTTCTGAGAGCGTtgttgtgagatattttgctaacagacaggcacataCATCTCTCTGTTTTCGCTTTTCAGCAGCGGGTGGTAATAAGAAGAGCTTTTACTGACGATATATGGGAAGATAAGTTTTGACTGTTAAAAAGCCTAACATCTTATgactcttgtctttttttttccagtattttgaaaatacagccggtttgttgtttttccctgTTGGAAGCTTTATCGTTGTGGGTGGCATAATGATGGACTCATTTTTACTTCAGCCACTAAGGGAAATGCTTATTAAAGACTTTAAGGACCATTTTAAAGATCAGCCTCATTATTTACtcttcattttattcaaatattacAGTCCTACTTTGTTGTAAGGCTGTGTGTgagctgtttttctgtcacacacacacgcaggtaTGCTCTCCTTTTTGCTCTCATCTATGATTAATGACCATCCATGGCTTGAAGGCTGTTTAAATTACAGCGTATAGTTAAAATCCTAATGAAAGAACAACGTAGCTACAATACAGCAAACACTAAATCAAAGTTTCATTTCTCACGGATATTACTTTGGACACTGATCAATGTTAGATAGAGATCTTGGAAAAACAGGTAGATTTTCTTGTGATATAATTCGTCATatgctttgattttctttgagttgttttttatttatacacaatAATAACCTGGAGGATGTTATCTGTATTTTTCTAATGAAGCTAAGCTCGGTAACCTGCCTCATgtttaggagagaaaaaaaatgcaaaagcttTTAccctaaacctttttttttacggTAAACAGTAAAATTTTCAGATCAACCAGAAATTGGGTGGAAAAATGTGTTGTACCAAGCATATTTCCTGGAAAGAAGTTGGAATGAAATCAGAATCGACTTAGGAAACAAcaatcaagtcaagtcaaagtcaaatttattcgtatggcacttttcagcaacaaagcagttcaaaatgctttacagcatgataacacacacaataatagcaaaagtaaaattaaacagatggaaaaccaagctaggaaactaggatgtaaaaagctaaactaaacatgagctaagataatctaactAAAAGAAATCAGTGCATTTCTGGTTTGTTAAAGCAAATAAAGGTTCCTGAATGAAAATGATTTGAGGTTTTTGGGGTATGGGAGATTAAATTAGTGGCAAAGTTTACCTTGAATTATTTAGGAGGCCAAATTTTTCCTTTCCTGTCTGTAACAGTGTGAATAAAAGCTACTGTTCTCctatttatagtttcttctctctaaactacttctgcatcctttgtgctattttaactgTCCCCATATCTAAAcgttcagctcagtcaggaaCGGggacttttgttgtttttttgtcattttctaacattttaaaatatttagcttgattaaatataaaatttctCATAGAAATAAGTCGAGActtcttcagttccttcagcactgttgtgttttgaaaaatgctTCAGCCTCTGTTTTAGTCTTCgtgtgctgcttttagctgctgttctgtcaCTTTCagcatttagctaccattttgctactttcagctcctgtttttgtaaattcagGTTTGGCATTTGTTTAGCTAATTCTGGAttttgcatctgttttgctttttttaaaactactgttttactagtttagcatttatttagctaattttagtatctgttctgcttgttttactgcTCAGCATTTAACgctgcatttctgcagaaaacgcAGTTTGTCAAGTTCTAAATTCTGATTCCCCAAACTCTTTGCTCAGTTATTACTGCTATGTGCTTCTCTCCTCCAGACCTCTGTAAAGCTGCTGAGACTCCTGAAGAGGGGAGGCAGGACAAGCACGTCGAGGGTGACGCGGAAAAGACTGACGGCGAAGAAAACTCGCACGGCGTcgagaagagaggagagaggtCGCCGGTGGAGGATCTGGGGGGTGAAGTTGACCTCGCAGAGGAGATGGGCGAAGATGACGAAGAGGCTGATCCGACAGCCAAGCAAAAGAAGTGCCGTCTGGTGTGCAAGGATTGTGGGATGAGGTTCAAGCGCCGCGAGATGTTCAACCTTCACCGCCACTTTCACGCGCACAAAGATGAGCTCACGCCCCTCACCTGTAAAGAATGTGGCCTTACCTTCCAGCACCGCAGCAGCCTCATTAAACACAGAAACgaacacaaagaaaaggaggaggcgCTTGTGACGCCGAAGGTGGAGGTCCAAATTATGGAGGACGAAGGTAGATACCAATGTGCAGAATGCCAGAGGATTTTCACTACAGTCAATAAGCTGCGGAACCACACCTGTGTTAATACAGAGGAAAAGCCTTACCACTGCACCTTGTGCCGCCAAGATTTCCAGTTTAAAGTGTCTGTCACAAAGCACATGATGACCCATTCCCaggagtgtgtgtttaaatgtcaaGAGTGCAGTCAAACTTTCCCAAACATCATGGCCCTGCGCTTCCATCAGAAATCCCACTCCGCCCTGAAGCCCTACGAATGCCCGGAGTGTGGCATGGTTTTCAAACACTACTCCGTCATGGAAGACCATCGCCGCAAACACGTCGACAAGAGCCGCTCTCACCTGTGCAACATTTGCGGCAAGACTTTCAAGTACAGCAGCCTCCTCCATCAGCATCAGTATCTGCACACGGGTCAGAAACCCTTCCGCTGCCCTGAATGCGGCAAGAAATTTGCTTTTGCCCAGAATATGAAGGCGCACTGCCGCCAGCATAGGTTGCGTAAAGCCAACGCGCTCAGCGAGGCGCCCAGCGAGGCGCCCAGCAAACAGGCTCCCGTGCCCGTACAGGAGGCCTCTAAAGGACCCGGGAAAGAGAACTCGCACACGAGCGAGGAACCAAAGCTCACTTTTAACTGCCCACTGTGTCCCCAAGCTTTCTCTTTAATGGCCAACCTGAGAGCTCACATGCTTATTCATGAGGCAGAGTACGAAAAGCTGGAGAGGACACCTCAAACTCCCAGAGACATAAACAAGCACTGGGAGAAAGGACACATGTGCCCCAACTGTCCAAGTGTTTTTCGTAATGAGTCTAGTTTGAATGGGCATCTGTTGAGTGTCCACAAGTCAACCAGACAATATTTAGAAAGGATGGCGACGCAACCGAAAAAGCAATTTACTCCATCAAGCAGTGATAACGTGCAGGGGAAGTGGAAGAACGAGAGTGTTAAATCCTACAAGTGTTCAGAGTGTGGAAAAGCTTTCCGCCACCGCTCAGTGTTAGAGTTGCACATGCGCATACATTCCAAGGACAAGCCGTACGTATGCAAAGTGTGTGGCAAGGGTTTTAGGTTCGGGAGCTACTTGCAGCAACACGTCATCATCCACACAGGCACAAAGCCATATAAGTGCCCAGACTGTGGGAAGGACTTTGCTTTCCTGCAGAACATGAGAACGCATCAAAAGCTGCACCAGGAAAAGCCGTTCCGCTGCACCAGCTGCCGCAAGGGCTACAGCGACGAAgcccagctgcagcagcatatGCTGTCGCACAACGGTGACAAGCCGCATAAGTGTGACCAGTGCGACAAGAGCTTCGGGCTGGCCTATCTGCTCCGGGatcacatgaacacacacacgggAGAGAGGCCCCATCGCTGCGAAGAGTGCAACAAGACCTTCTCCTGGTTCAGCAGCCTGCTGGTTCACCAGAAGATCCACACTCGCAAGAAGCAAGCTTACAGCCAGTACAACTCATTCCCTGTGAGTGCTAGGATGAGAGGCAGGGGTAGGAGAGGGGGGAGGTTTGTGTGGGGCTGGTCCAAGCCTTTAGGAGGCCCAGCTTTGGGTACCCAGCAGCCTCTGTATCCACTTTCTCCGCTGAGAGATGCAGATTTGCACAGAAAAGCACTGCCGCAGCAAGCCTCCATGCTCCGGTCTCGCATGGATTTACAGAGCAGGCAGCAGAGCGAGCCGTGGCCGTCTGAGCCACACCCTCAGCCAGTGCAGTGGAAGGTGGACGGGGGAGAGGTGATGCCCGTCCCATCCGCACAGCAGCAACACGGAGCTCCGCAGCTCCCGCAGACACAGTTTGACAGCTCCACACACCTTCAGCCGAACCATCAGAGAAGCTCAAGCTGGGCAGACATCCCTTTGTTAACTCAGTCGTGCCCCGTGTCGGCTCAGAGCTCAGAGGCGCACATGAAAGAGAGCATATCCTCAGTTGTCAGTTCTCACATGCCAAAAAAATCCAGTCCATCGGCTGGGAGCGAGATGTTGCAGCACAGGCAGCATAAGCCTCCCACGTGGAGTGGCACCCCCACATCCGCAGCGCTCGCTTCCACCAGCTCTGTGCAGCACGACTTCTCTGTCCCCTCCTCCTACATGGACGGGGCAGCGCTGTGGAGTGTCCGGCCCGCTCCGCTAACACAGAGCTCTCCGAACAAGCTTGTGCAAGAGctgcagctgccaaggtggcaGAGTGCCCCGGTGTCGTCTCAGATGGAGCCGTCCACTCCTCCCAAGAAAGAGGACAGGATGTGGGACATGAGTAGTTCTCAAGGTATTTCTTCGACTGTTACTCAGCCAGAGAAGCCATGGAACGGCTGTGAGCCGCAAAAA is a genomic window of Kryptolebias marmoratus isolate JLee-2015 linkage group LG16, ASM164957v2, whole genome shotgun sequence containing:
- the zgc:66448 gene encoding uncharacterized protein zgc:66448, which produces MAAADPSKSPTGEKTPAEEVETSGEKAEAAEPGCSLGREDDGTAAGSPGGEPRAEAAAAAAGGGADKTTCASAEDPTAAGKMAEAPGSRRRAFDWSETEEDDDEAAQTSTEETKSDLCKAAETPEEGRQDKHVEGDAEKTDGEENSHGVEKRGERSPVEDLGGEVDLAEEMGEDDEEADPTAKQKKCRLVCKDCGMRFKRREMFNLHRHFHAHKDELTPLTCKECGLTFQHRSSLIKHRNEHKEKEEALVTPKVEVQIMEDEGRYQCAECQRIFTTVNKLRNHTCVNTEEKPYHCTLCRQDFQFKVSVTKHMMTHSQECVFKCQECSQTFPNIMALRFHQKSHSALKPYECPECGMVFKHYSVMEDHRRKHVDKSRSHLCNICGKTFKYSSLLHQHQYLHTGQKPFRCPECGKKFAFAQNMKAHCRQHRLRKANALSEAPSEAPSKQAPVPVQEASKGPGKENSHTSEEPKLTFNCPLCPQAFSLMANLRAHMLIHEAEYEKLERTPQTPRDINKHWEKGHMCPNCPSVFRNESSLNGHLLSVHKSTRQYLERMATQPKKQFTPSSSDNVQGKWKNESVKSYKCSECGKAFRHRSVLELHMRIHSKDKPYVCKVCGKGFRFGSYLQQHVIIHTGTKPYKCPDCGKDFAFLQNMRTHQKLHQEKPFRCTSCRKGYSDEAQLQQHMLSHNGDKPHKCDQCDKSFGLAYLLRDHMNTHTGERPHRCEECNKTFSWFSSLLVHQKIHTRKKQAYSQYNSFPVSARMRGRGRRGGRFVWGWSKPLGGPALGTQQPLYPLSPLRDADLHRKALPQQASMLRSRMDLQSRQQSEPWPSEPHPQPVQWKVDGGEVMPVPSAQQQHGAPQLPQTQFDSSTHLQPNHQRSSSWADIPLLTQSCPVSAQSSEAHMKESISSVVSSHMPKKSSPSAGSEMLQHRQHKPPTWSGTPTSAALASTSSVQHDFSVPSSYMDGAALWSVRPAPLTQSSPNKLVQELQLPRWQSAPVSSQMEPSTPPKKEDRMWDMSSSQGISSTVTQPEKPWNGCEPQKLPWASGLAGAATSAQIDQSSAMPISTPVSHGVTNTLWDIQAPPGIPKTVNSTEKLVNSQDFQLQQKQVSPGWGSMQPATQKGPISIQYEPHRFGQGMGTPVWGFQTNPVTPQTLLSAQLKAGSGQELQQQPMVTGTQIIINQPSPFFSPPLGPLPPPPLALPGPHPLHSVAVGALQRPPHPNLFFAPQAVMSERPHMPQTLTLPQLAPQTEAHKLGSRLPFAPERLLQCMICGCSFPRELDLQMHYLQHAQGEI
- the si:ch211-261d7.3 gene encoding myb-related transcription factor, partner of profilin, which produces MTEYYEEGGLLYEQSPPMHIKVESPEGPFGGGASENGFPREDEDSDGSCDQSQALPGGLPFNVVVVHPNIMAPGMSSDDLLSIEQNRAMSAALAAGGAGKRKSRFSGAELEVLVSEVTRCEGELFGPAGRLRRRERERIWAGILERVNAVSRVPRTLREVKKRWDDLKRRNGGRLADARHRTCYLPSSRGASMLGRPSQSSPRLQQARQKQSIRPKPSFPCFPDSDAGVGVDGSERDGLEKEEDNHERERDMGEPDCEPVENSMDDKLGLGLGLGIGPPPPSERWLPPSPLYSAPFLNGSPQPSSPQPSLGAQQGPLEIPPRSSWLEDELRGLGEAAIQLGNRVEKSLREFGDGFRQDMRTLVASQEALALSLQQNNVLLQRLLGVLEAQQQPQPQQHRVQQVHSAQTPQQHLQQQQLQPLEPQQQLAETPQHSHAAHQQSQQHQIQLQQQPHATQHLNNHSAVAVATAPSSPDIHGTFPSDPTMGTNGTIQKPRRGRAVDHRRRRRR